Proteins from one Saccharomyces eubayanus strain FM1318 chromosome XI, whole genome shotgun sequence genomic window:
- the PMU1 gene encoding putative phosphomutase, with translation MQFKAVPGYFAAYPNDGFQGLDSTKYDHLRLINHNDWKELYNALPKDTQNCHYKLLILARHGQGYHNAAISRYGMEKWDAYWSLLSGDEYGEWVDSRLTPLGKEQVRRTGTNVLLPMIKQLDMLPHVFFSSPMRRCLETFIESWTPVLNETQKPMSENKISTRIIESLRETLGSHTCDKRVAHSMTVGEYQDFIMDSGHTVHWHYVTDYSEEDELWLVNHRETNPELDMRTQDGLSQLFGQLSTEERFISLTCHSGVIQSVLRNLKHPPIYNLETGKVVGVVVEVPTNIEGQTEA, from the coding sequence ATGCAATTCAAAGCAGTTCCCGGATATTTTGCTGCTTATCCCAATGACGGTTTTCAAGGATTGGACTCCACGAAATACGATCATTTGCGATTGATCAATCATAATGATTGGAAAGAACTATACAACGCTCTACCCAAAGATACCCAAAATTGTCATTATAAGCTGCTGATTCTAGCCAGGCACGGCCAAGGCTACCACAATGCTGCCATATCGAGATACGGCATGGAGAAATGGGACGCATATTGGTCATTACTTTCTGGGGATGAATATGGCGAATGGGTTGACTCTAGATTAACACCATTGGGTAAAGAACAAGTTAGAAGAACAGGAACCAATGTACTGCTACCGATGATAAAGCAGCTGGATATGCTACCTcatgttttctttagttCTCCAATGAGAAGATGTCTTGAAACATTCATAGAGTCTTGGACACCGGTATTGAATGAAACTCAAAAACCAATGagcgaaaacaaaatttcCACACGTATTATAGAAAGTCTTAGAGAGACTCTGGGCTCCCATACATGTGATAAAAGGGTCGCCCACTCAATGACTGTTGGTGAGTATCAAGATTTTATTATGGATTCTGGTCACACTGTACATTGGCACTATGTCACTGATTattctgaagaagatgaattgTGGCTAGTTAATCACCGAGAGACAAACCCTGAACTAGATATGCGTACGCAAGATGGGTTATCCCAGCTATTTGGCCAACTGTCGACCGAAGAAAGATTTATCTCCCTTACTTGCCATTCAGGCGTCATCCAAAGTGTTCTGAGAAACCTGAAGCATCCTCCGATTTACAACTTAGAGACAGGTAAAgttgttggtgttgttgtCGAAGTGCCAACTAATATAGAAGGTCAGACAGAAGCTTGA
- the PGM1 gene encoding phosphoglucomutase PGM1, whose translation MSFSIELISTTPYKDQKPGTSGLRKKTKVFMNEPHYTENFIQAMMESIPEGPSGATLVVGGDGRFYNDVIMNKIAAVGAANGIKKLVIGQGGLLSTPAASHIIRSYEDKCNGGGIILTASHNPGGPENDLGIKYNLPNGGPAPESVTDAIWEASKKLTHYKIIKSFPELDLNKIGKNQKYGPLLVDIIDPTKAYVKFLKEIFDFDLIKNFLTKQRKAKGWKLLFDSLNGITGPYGKAIFVDEFGLPAEEVLQNWHPLPDFGGLHPDPNLTYARTLVDRVDREKIAFGAASDGDGDRNMIYGYGPAFVSPGDSVAIIAEYASEIPYFAKQGIYGLARSFPTSSAIDRVAIKKGLNCYEVPTGWKFFCALFDAKKLSICGEESFGTGSNHVREKDGLWAIIAWLNILAIYNKHNPEKEASIKTIQDEFWNEYGRTFFTRYDYEHVECEQAEKAVALMNDFVKSPNVVDSPFPGDKSLTVTECGDFSYTDLDGSISKNQGLFVKLSNGAKFVLRLSGTGSSGATIRLYVEKYTDNKEKYDETADVFLKPVISSIVKFLKFNEILGTEEPTVRT comes from the coding sequence atgtctttttcaatagagCTCATATCTACTACGCCTTACAAGGACCAGAAACCGGGCACGTCCGGTTTACGTAAGAAGACGAAAGTTTTCATGAATGAACCTCATTATACCGAGAATTTTATTCAAGCAATGATGGAATCTATTCCTGAAGGTCCAAGCGGCGCTACTCTGGTGGTAGGTGGTGATGGGCGTTTCTATAATGATGTTATTATGAACAAGATCGCAGCAGTTGGGGCTGCTAATGGTATTAAAAAGTTAGTCATTGGTCAAGGCGGTCTACTCTCAACGCCGGCTGCTTCGCATATTATCAGATCATATGAAGACAAATGTAATGGTGGTGGTATTATTTTAACCGCTTCGCATAATCCAGGTGGTCCAGAAAATGATTTAGGTATCAAGTACAATTTACCTAATGGTGGTCCAGCTCCAGAGAGTGTTACAGACGCCATCTGGGAAGCTTCTAAGAAACTAACTCATTATAAAATTATAAAGAGTTTTCCTGAGTTGGATCTGAATAAGATCGGTAAAAACCAAAAGTATGGGCCATTGTTAGTGGATATAATTGACCCAACCAAGGCATATgttaaatttttgaaagagatcTTCGATTTTGATTTAATCAAAAACTTCTTGACAAAACAGCGTAAGGCTAAGGGATGGAAATTGctttttgattctttgaaCGGTATCACAGGACCATATGGTAAGGCCATATTTGTGGATGAATTTGGTTTACCAGCCGAGGAAGTGCTCCAAAACTGGCACCCTCTACCTGACTTCGGCGGTTTACACCCCGACCCAAATCTAACTTATGCTCGCACTCTTGTTGACAGAGTTGACCGTGAGAAAATCGCCTTTGGTGCCGCTTCCGACGGTGACGGTGACAGGAATATGATCTACGGATATGGGCCTGCTTTTGTCTCACCAGGTGACTCTGTTGCTATTATTGCCGAATATGCCTCAGAAATTCCATATTTTGCCAAACAAGGTATTTACGGGTTAGCTCGTTCATTCCCAACATCCTCTGCCATTGATCGTGTCGCAATAAAGAAAGGGTTGAACTGTTACGAAGTCCCAACCGGCTGGAAGTTTTTCTGTGCTTTGTTCGATGCTAAGAAGTTATCCATCTGCGGTGAAGAATCCTTCGGTACAGGTTCCAACCATGTCAGGGAAAAGGACGGTTTATGGGCCATTATTGCCTGGTTAAATATCCTGGCAATCTACAACAAGCATAACcctgaaaaggaagcttCAATTAAAACAATTCAAGACGAATTTTGGAATGAATACGGTCGTACTTTCTTCACTAGATATGACTACGAACATGTTGAATGCGAACAGGCTGAAAAAGCGGTGGCTCTCATGAACGATTTTGTCAAAAGCCCTAATGTTGTTGACTCACCATTCCCAGGTGACAAGTCCCTGACTGTCACTGAATGTGGCGATTTTTCGTATACGGACTTGGATGGTTCCATCTCCAAGAACCAAGGCCTATTCGTAAAGTTATCAAACGGGGCTAAGTTTGTTTTGAGATTATCGGGCACAGGCTCTTCCGGTGCAACAATAAGATTGTACGTAGAAAAATACACTGATAACAAGGAGAAGTACGATGAAACCGCCGATGTCTTTTTGAAGCCAGTCATCAGTTCTATCGTGAAATTCTTAAAATTCAATGAGATTTTGGGAACAGAAGAACCAACCGTCCGTACATAG
- the YPK1 gene encoding serine/threonine protein kinase YPK1, with protein MYSWKLSKFKFGKSKEEKETKETRHSGFFHSSKKDEPQSSQETIGEHDNSVTRSSLDRKGTINPSNSSVVPVRVSYDASSSISTVRDSNGENSENTNSSQNLDETANIGSTGTPNNATSSSGMMTIKVYNGDDFILPFPITSNEQILNKLLASGVPPPHKEISKEVDALVAQLSRVQLKNQGPADEDLISSESAAKFIPSTIMLPGSSTLNPLLYFTIEFDNTVATIEAEYGTIAKPGFNKISTFDVTRKLPYLKIDVFARIPSILLPSKSWQQEMGLQDEKLQVILDKINSNQDIHLDSFHLPINLGFDSAASIRLYNHHWITLENGLGKINISIDYKPSRNKPLSIDDFDLLKVIGKGSFGKVMQVRKKDTQKVYALKAIRKSYIVSKSEVTHTLAERTVLARVDCPFIVPLKFSFQSPEKLYFVLAFINGGELFYHLQKEGRFDLSRARFYTAELLCALDNLHKLDVIYRDLKPENILLDYQGHIALCDFGLCKLNMKDDDKTDTFCGTPEYLAPELLLGLGYSKAVDWWTLGVLLYEMLTGLPPYYDEDVPKMYKKILQEPLVFPDGFDREAKDLLISLLSRDPTRRLGYNGADEIRNHPFFSQLSWKRLLMKGYIPPYKPAVSNAMDTSNFDEEFTREKPIDSVVDEYLSESVQKQFGGWTYVGNEQLGSSMVQGRSIH; from the coding sequence ATGTATTCATGGAAGCTGTCAAAATTCAAGTTTGgaaaatccaaagaagaaaaagaaacaaaagaaacaagacaTAGTGGGTTTTTCCATTCCTCCAAGAAAGATGAACCACAGAGTAGCCAAGAAACCATTGGTGAGCATGATAACTCAGTCACTCGTTCGTCTTTAGACAGAAAAGGCACGATAAATCCGTCTAATTCATCAGTAGTTCCCGTACGTGTGTCATACGATGCATCTTCATCGATCTCTACTGTGCGAGATTCAAACGGTGAGAACTCAGAAAACACAAATTCATCTCAAAATCTAGACGAAACAGCAAATATTGGTTCCACAGGAACTCCCAACAATGCCACTTCAAGCTCGGGAATGATGACCATTAAAGTCTATAATGGTGATGATTTTATCTTACCTTTCCCTATAACTTCAAATGAGCAAATATTGAACAAGCTACTGGCCTCTGGTGTTCCTCCACCACATAAGgaaatttctaaagaagTAGATGCGTTGGTCGCGCAGCTGTCTCGTGTTCAACTGAAAAACCAAGGTCCAGCAGATGAGGATTTGATTTCGAGTGAGTCAGCGGCAAAGTTTATTCCGTCGACTATCATGTTACCAGGCTCTTCGACTCTAAACCCATTACTTTACTTTACTATTGAATTTGATAATACAGTTGCCACTATCGAAGCAGAATATGGTACCATTGCTAAGCCTGGTTTCAACAAGATATCTACATTTGATGTGACAAGAAAGTTACCATACTTAAAGATTGATGTATTTGCAAGGATTCCCTCAATTCTCTTGCCATCGAAGTCGTGGCAACAGGAAATGGGTTTACAAGACGAGAAACTACAAGTTATACTGGACAAAATAAATTCCAACCAAGATATACATTTGGATTCTTTCCATTTGCCCATAAACTTAGGTTTCGATTCTGCAGCCAGTATTAGACTATATAACCACCACTGGATTACATTAGAAAATGGATTAGGCAAGATAAACATCAGTATTGATTACAAGCCCTCGAGAAACAAGCCCTTGTCAATCGACGATTTCGATCTTTTGAAGGTCATCGGTAAGGGTTCATTCGGTAAAGTCATGCAAGtgagaaagaaagacaCGCAAAAGGTTTACGCTCTGAAAGCAATCAGAAAATCATACATCGTGTCTAAATCTGAAGTTACGCACACTTTGGCGGAAAGAACAGTATTAGCACGTGTAGATTGTCCATTTATTGTgcctttgaaattttctttccaatcGCCTGAAAAACTGTATTTCGTTTTAGCCTTTATCAATGGTGGTGAATTGTTTTACCACTTACAAAAGGAAGGTAGGTTTGATTTATCCCGTGCTAGATTTTACACCGCAGAACTGTTATGTGCATTAGATAACTTGCACAAATTAGACGTTATTTATCGTGATTTGAAGCCAGAAAATATATTGTTAGATTATCAAGGGCATATTGCACTTTGTGACTTTGGGCTGTGCAAATTGAACATGAAGGACGATGACAAAACGGACACTTTCTGTGGGACTCCAGAATATTTGGCGCCGGAGCTACTATTAGGTTTAGGCTATTCAAAGGCGGTAGATTGGTGGACGCTAGGTGTCTTGTTATATGAGATGCTGACCGGTCTTCCACCTTATTATGACGAGGATGTTCCAAAAatgtataaaaaaatcttacAGGAGCCCCTGGTTTTCCCAGATGGATTTGATAGAGAGGCAAAGGATCTATTGATTAGTTTATTAAGCCGTGATCCGACGAGGAGATTGGGATATAATGGTGCCGACGAAATCAGAAACCATCCCTTTTTCAGCCAATTGTCTTGGAAACGTTTATTGATGAAGGGTTACATTCCGCCATACAAGCCAGCTGTTAGTAATGCTATGGATACTAGtaattttgatgaagaatttacCAGAGAAAAGCCAATCGATAGTGTAGTTGATGAATATTTAAGTGAGAGTGTTCAAAAGCAATTCGGCGGCTGGACATACGTCGGAAATGAACAGCTCGGCAGCTCAATGGTGCAAGGTAGAAGCATTCACTAG